In Euwallacea fornicatus isolate EFF26 chromosome 19, ASM4011564v1, whole genome shotgun sequence, the sequence TAGCATAGTAGTTACAACcagctgcaaaaaaaataaagataaccTCAAATCTTTCTTCTAATGCACGTATAACTAACATATTATTCGCACTTTTAAATACTCCCttacaatttataaaaattagaaaaataatcagaAACTATTTGTTAgcacaaaatcaaaaacaaatcaatttcccGCTGTCTGAACCAACCCAATTTTCTTGACATTTTACATATGCctgtttttgaaaatgcccCGGTATGAGTTTACGAGAACATTCTCAGAAATCCAAAACATTCGAAACGATTGGAAATCGATCTAACTGCCAGTATCTTAGCaatcaaaaacacaaaagaaaaatttccgaTTAAAAAACGACTTGTTTTGAGATACTCCACATGCACATGTTCTGTGTTCATggcgaatcaccctgtatatctctCGGCTCGAACTTCGACATCAGCGAGACATTTCCAGAACAATGTCGAATTATTTCGAATATAATAGTCATTAAtaagttttcgaaaatgttcTCGTAAGTGTATACCGGGGTCTCTCCAAAAAGAGTCGTGTATGCTGcctatgtatatatgtataaacagggtgtttcctaaatgttAGGCAAAAATTTATGGGGCTATGctctgagtaattttaagaattttttgtccGTTGGCGGTTTTAGTAAAAATGCTTTGTTCCCTAGATACAAGGCCATAAATATTCATTGACTAGATTTATTGAACCCGTACCACATACCACGTGTTCAGGTTCTTCTTCCCACAGATTTTCCCTTGAGGATTGCATTTTGTCAATGGCTTTTGCATATATTAGTGCAAATTCCGCAACTGCTGTCGTTGATTCTCCTTACCGATGAagcaaatttctcgagaaatgCAGTAAGGAATTTTCATAACAATCATGCATGGGCCGAAGAAAATCCATACGAAGTACTAGaagttaattttcaacaccaATTTTCGTTAAACGTTTGGGTTGGAATTGTGGGCGATTGGCTAATTGGACCAATACTTCTACGAGAAAGTCTTACAGGCGCAGTTTATCGCAATTTTTTGGAACGATCTCTTCCTGAATTTCTTGAAGATGTACCATTGGCAACCAAAAATGTAATGTGGTTTATGGACGAGGAGCACCGGCGCACTTTAGTAGGATTGCTcgcgaatttttaatggaaacataTGGAGATCGCTGGATTCGTCGTGGTGGACTTTACTTATGGCCAGCTCGATCCCCAGACTTGAACCCTCTGGACTATTTCCTATGgagtcatttaaatttatactaGTCCACTGAAGAGTTGATAAATCGCATAATTAATTAGtgcaattcaataaaaaacagtCCTGGTGTTTTCACAGGAATTCGGCTGTGAATGAGGAGAAGATTAGAAGCATGCAGCCAAGCTGCCGGCAGACATTTTGAACCATTATtctagtttttaataaatttcatgaaaaacatttattaccTTGTATTTAGggaacaaagcatttttcctaaaatcgtcaaagaacaaaagtttttaaaattactcagagaATAACCCCCTAAATTTTTGCCTAACATTTCGGAAATACACTGTACATACATGTATTTCTTCGATGGTTTTAGAATGATAGATTTGAGACTTCTCATTGGGAGGTGAGTTTTGAATACTCTCTAGTGAGATGCCTACCACTGATTTTCCCCTAGAATTAGAGAAATTCCAGGGTGACATATGGTCTTCGGCACAATGGGAACCCAGAACTTTCACGAACAGGAATAAAAgcaaacatatttaattttcaaattaaaaattgagtattttatTTCTAACAGCATAATAATACCTACTGTTCAAATATGCGAAGGTTTAATCAAAAAAGAAGACAATGCTATTggcgataaataaaatataaattatataactTTTGCTGTGTGGgagcaaaaattgattataatcgtcttcttattttttttccaacttAGAAAGCACCTATTTTCGGTCAGCTTTCTCGTTGAGCAATAAAGTAACAAAAACGGACCCAAAGCCCTTCAATTTATCACTACTTGaacaaaactaattaaaatccCGAATTTTAACCTTTATTATTGCACCATCAAGGACGagcaattaaatataatttaaaatcgtttttctgCTTTCAGAACCTGCAAATGCGAAGACGATTGTTGAAGATGACTCCGACATGTACATGGAACACATTGAAGACGACCATCAGCCGGCTTCGAGTAATTACCAGGCGGGAGAATGGTATGTTAAATTATAGTTTAgagtttaattttagtttttgttaaaagtgaAGGTTAATACTGCACTTTGCATATCGCGAAAACTCTTGTGAAGTGTGAACGCTTCTCTAGTCAGCTAAAAGGCATTTTAAAATGAGCTTTACCACCgcttttcttgaaaaaataaatcaggaGAAATACTAAGTTAAGATTTTTACCTTCAGAATTAAAGGGGCTAGATAACTGAGTctgcaaatcaaattaaaggaATCTTAAATGTGaacttacaatttttttttagtattaaattCATGCATATTTTATTCTACTTCTTCATCTTGGTTTCTCATCCGATCTTTATCTTTCTATCCCTATCTTTatctcatttatttttattctagtttatttgtttttctattgCAATTTCGTCACACTCGATGTAGTTGCGTCTCGCTTTTCTCTTTTGGCTTTCTAGATCTTTCTACTTTTTCATTCCTCCATTAATTTATTCTCTTCTTTTCAGGTATACTTTCTTTTCTAGGTGGGACTTATTATCCTCCATAGCATCCGTTTCCCTGCATTTAGTTATGGAGCTACAGcacccgtttttttttttaatttttctcatcatttcaaatttactcCTCTTATCACCGAATTAGCAGAATCTAATTCTCGCTCTTACTTTTTACATACTTTGTAAACGTGTCTTTTCCTTGTCTTCTCATCTTCTTTTGTTATAGTCACGTCAAATGTCGTCGTGCTCCCTCTTCTGTATCCAAACCGCTATTCTTAATATTTCCCCTCTTTACGTTATTTCCTGGTCCTACCTCCCTTTTCCACtctatctttttttattttttttcttctgttcGCTCTTCCACTGAACATTTCcgacaatattttaattcataaactaataattttaatgattccCTTATATGATTATCTAAAATATTATGATTCCCTTCATGATTGTCATCAAACCTCATCCTTTCTTCTCTCATGAATTTAACTTTTGCATTCATCTCCACCCCCCGATCTTCAATTTCGATCTCATTTCCTTGATTTCCTTCGCCATCTTTCTACGATCTCTACTTTTGTCCGTGTTTATATTGCTCCTTCCCTTTCTCTAATCTGTAAATATTCCTGCTTTCACTTCCTTTTTTTGTACTTCTGGTTTCTCCTTCTGTTTATATTACCTTCCGCATTCTTCAGcataattttgctttttcatCTTTTCAGGTTCCCCTCATTTGGTCGGGCATATGAGCCCTATGACCATCCTCCTTCAGGACACTCAAGACCTGCATTTTACAACACTTACCAGCAACAAGAAGGAGCTTATAGTCAACGAAACGAGCCATTCCAGCAAGACCTCTCTTTCAATCAAGCAAAAACTTACCCCTATAAGAAGCAAGTGCAAGTGCAAGCCCAAACTCAGCAAAACTCCAAAGATGAGGCAGCTGCTCTCTTAGGTAGGAATCCTTCTAAAGCTTCAGAGTGTAATCAAAttgtattgatttttaatgcaGGAGATGGAAATTTTGGTATAATTCGAGGAGGAACGTTCTACCCCGAAAAGGACGGATATGAAAATGAGGGAGGGGGCTATGATGATTTTTCCTCTTACTTCCACAACGGCCACGGCCGACCCTCTTATTCTTTCAGATCTAATCCCAAACCAGGTATCTCTTTGTGATTTTCTGTAAATACTCCGATGATTAAAATGACTATTTCAGTCAAGCAACAGCAGTTCGAAAACTTCAGAGATTTCGCAGACATCAACAGCAACGCTCCTGTAGAACGTCAATACTCCCAATACGTCGTCGTATATACCAACAAGAATGGAACTAGAATTCAGACAAATGAGCCTAAAGGGAGCCTTGAGAACCAGGCTAAAGCTGTGCAAATCGACGTAAAGAGACCCAAAAATATCTTGGAAAGTCTTGCATTGCTAGACCAAGGTGACAACAAGAAGGGAGGCCAAGAGGAGATGGTTTATCTGACAAGAACTATGATGCTCCCCTCTTACAATCAAGGGGATCTCATAGAGATCACTCCTGAGAAGAAACAATCAAAGTCCAAGAGGAAGTTGGCCGAGCTTCTTCCAGAGAAGAAGCACAAGGCCAGACTGGTGCAGAAGGCCAGAGATATGAGTGAGCCTCTATTAGCTCTGAGTTGATTTTGAGGCCGGTCCCTGTGAATTAGACCAAGAACTTTCTTGAGAGTGTTGGTGATGTGATAGGGAAAAATAAGTATAGAGAAAATGATGAAACTTTTTTAGCAAAAGTTCCTTTGCAAGGGTTACAAAAGCAACTCTTCTACAATCtccctttaaaaaattcctcaaGGAACAATTCCACGCAttcatttcttaaaaacttgGGGGATTTTTCTACTTCATAGTGTCTACGTTTTCAGAAGTAACCAAGCAATTTTCAGCATTACAAGCTGCAATAATATGACTGATTACTTAGTACttacattttacattttaaactACTTAAGAATGCTTTTCTTCTCCACTTCTTCTGCATCTAAAACCATTGAAGAACGTAGAATAGTTATCGGCATTGATATTGAATTAAGTATCTGTGTCAATGCTTGTAGATGACAAAGACCTTATACTCTCCTTAGACCATGATCTAGTTCTATTTCTGCAATATTCCTTTACACGTTACAAGTGCATAAATGCATAGTTTTGGACACTCCTTGTATACGTGAATTGCAGGTAAATACTATAGCTTTGTATGTAGTTGGTAATAGTATGTAAGTATGCTATCGACGTAGTGGCTAGTACTTGTTGAATCTGTAATATGATAGATGtattattgataaaataaatttatttttctatttaatgcAGTATgccaatattatttaatagtaTTTAATAGTATATATACTACTAAAGTGGAGGGGCAACTCGGTTTGGCAAAACTATTGGACTATGTTACTTTTATAGtaacatttgaaataattgcgATTCGGAAGTTCCAACATGCAAAAACGCTATAATTCACATTCGATTGGTTAAAATCTATTAATTCTCGTAGTTACGCCAATGTCCGAAAGAAGGTAGCAGTAGTGACAGTAGCTACACCTTCCACACTCATCAATTCTAACGTCACCTGCAGTCGTATTTGCGAACTTAATAGAAACTAACTTGCAAAACACGACAGATGCCGCCGTCGTGTTTAATTGAACTCACAacttgcaaaaaattaaaagggaGCGGTAGAGCTATCGTTCAAAAGGGGGCGCTATCGTCCGCATTTTACTGGGGATGTTTCTACACTGAATTCAacttcttaataatttttttctggtttCACGTTCCTGCTTTTAACGTATGGAACACTGTTACAGGATCGTGAATAACTTGATTGCAAGTATTGAATTGGTCTTTCAGGAATTTCGATTAATTTCAGGTTGATTTTGACGGTACGTCCATATGTGTTATTCTGGTTAATCCGGCCGAGATTTCAACAGTTGA encodes:
- the LOC136345358 gene encoding uncharacterized protein, which gives rise to MLDLRVILALLFCVVVCTGKDRQDVAAEPANAKTIVEDDSDMYMEHIEDDHQPASSNYQAGEWFPSFGRAYEPYDHPPSGHSRPAFYNTYQQQEGAYSQRNEPFQQDLSFNQAKTYPYKKQVQVQAQTQQNSKDEAAALLGDGNFGIIRGGTFYPEKDGYENEGGGYDDFSSYFHNGHGRPSYSFRSNPKPVKQQQFENFRDFADINSNAPVERQYSQYVVVYTNKNGTRIQTNEPKGSLENQAKAVQIDVKRPKNILESLALLDQGDNKKGGQEEMVYLTRTMMLPSYNQGDLIEITPEKKQSKSKRKLAELLPEKKHKARLVQKARDMSEPLLALS